A part of Brassica rapa cultivar Chiifu-401-42 chromosome A05, CAAS_Brap_v3.01, whole genome shotgun sequence genomic DNA contains:
- the LOC103867749 gene encoding putative tRNA 2'-phosphotransferase: MGFVKVGDLLELNLKTSANAVRRDNKQRFSLVEENGELLIRANQGHSITTVESDKLLKPILSPEEAPVCVHGTYKKNLESILASGLKRMNRLHVHFSCGLPTDGEVISGMRRDVNVLIFLDIKKALEDGIAFYISDNKVILTEGVDGVVAVDYFQKIESWPSRQPIPF, from the exons AGACTTGCTTGAGCTGAATCTGAAAACGTCTGCAAAC GCAGTGAGAAGGGACAATAAGCAACGGTTTAGCCTCGTTGAAGAGAACGGAGAGCTCTTGATTCGCGCTAACCAAGGCCACTCTATCACG ACGGTTGAATCCGACAAGTTACTTAAACCAATATTGTCACCAGAAGAAGCTCCAG TGTGTGTGCATGGAACATATAAGAAGAATTTGGAATCCATCTTAGCATCTGGCCTAAAGCGTATGAATAGACTGCACGTTCACTTTTCTTGTGGCTTGCCAACGGATGGTGAAGTGATAAGTG GCATGAGAAGGGATGTTAACGTCCTAATCTTCCTTGACATCAAGAAAGCTCTTGAAG ATGGGATTGCATTCTACATTTCAGACAACAAGGTGATTTTGACTGAAGGTGTTGATGGTGTAGTGGCTGTTGATTACTTCCAAAAGATTGAGTCTTGGCCTAGTCGGCAACCAATTCCATTCTGA
- the LOC117134272 gene encoding uncharacterized protein LOC117134272 — MDFDKKWVLGLLIFCLLGFVSVQSGDTDKAKKIREAALFTISFVACDSPSGNQLLWSIFKALCTFCAYQTLSFSSNAFRALTYIESLELLQPLQPPLPPFPTPPSTLSALEGPLSPLLVGSSDSRIPVTLTRMESLWTSPFSSLMNWIL; from the exons ATGGACTTCGACAAAAAGTGGGTTTTGGGCTTATTGATTTTCTGTTTATTAGGCTTTGTATCTGTCCAAAGTGGTGATACAGACAAAGCTAAGAAGATTAGGGAAGCCGCCCTCTTCACCATCTCCTTCGTCGCTTGCGATTCTCCTTCCGGCAATCAGCTATTATGGTCGATCTTTAAGGCTCTATGCACGTTTTGCGCCTACCAAACGCTTAGTTTCTCCTCTAACGCCTTCAGAGCTCTCACATATATAGAATCCCTCGAG CTGCTCCAGCCGCTTCAGCCGCCATTGCCGCCGTTCCCTACTCCACCTTCAACTCTCTCCGCCTTGGAAGGTCCACTCAGTCCATTGTTGGTCGGCTCATCCGATTCTAGGATTCCAGTAACATTAACAAGAATGGAGAGTTTATGGACATCACCATTCTCCTCCTTGATGAactg GATTCTGTGA